One part of the Thiothrix nivea DSM 5205 genome encodes these proteins:
- the mraZ gene encoding division/cell wall cluster transcriptional repressor MraZ, with protein sequence MFRGISHISIDTKGRLAMPARHRDDIAENAGGQIVITVDHTDKCLLVYPMNQWVKVEKNLMELPNMDRRVRNMQRLILGHAAELELDSQGRVLLPAPLREYAGLEKKAVLVGQANKLELWDADAWNAARDEWLREAQEDDEASEVLSQIRM encoded by the coding sequence ATGTTTCGTGGTATTTCCCATATCTCTATTGATACCAAGGGCAGGCTGGCCATGCCTGCCCGGCATCGTGATGATATTGCGGAAAATGCAGGCGGACAGATTGTCATTACGGTAGACCACACTGATAAGTGCCTGCTGGTTTATCCCATGAATCAGTGGGTAAAGGTGGAGAAAAACCTGATGGAGCTGCCCAACATGGATCGTCGGGTGCGTAATATGCAGCGCCTGATTCTGGGTCACGCCGCTGAATTGGAACTTGACTCACAGGGACGTGTCCTGTTGCCAGCCCCTTTACGCGAATATGCGGGTCTGGAGAAAAAGGCGGTACTTGTTGGTCAGGCCAACAAGCTGGAGCTGTGGGATGCCGATGCCTGGAATGCTGCCCGCGACGAATGGCTGCGGGAGGCGCAGGAGGATGATGAAGCCAGCGAAGTCCTGAGCCAGATTCGCATGTGA
- the rsmH gene encoding 16S rRNA (cytosine(1402)-N(4))-methyltransferase RsmH codes for MSEPVWKHDTVLLQEAVEALNVQQAGVYVDGTYGRGGHSALILEKLGVGGRLVVIDKDPVAVSHARGLYQHDPRVFVWHGSFRDFPLALAEAGVNGKIQGLLLDLGVSSPQLDDAARGFSFMREGQLDMRMDMSSGESAAQWLARAGETEIADVLWRYGEERFSRQIAREIVRDRMQHRLETTLQLANLIAGVVRKREPGKHPATRSFQAIRIKVNQELDDVEECLHKSVGSLAPGGRLAVISFHSLEDRIVKHFLRDVSTPPRLPKGLPVMQETIQPPMKTLGKSVRPSAVEVEANARARSAIMRVGERT; via the coding sequence GTGAGTGAACCGGTCTGGAAACATGACACGGTGCTGTTGCAGGAGGCGGTTGAAGCGCTGAATGTGCAGCAAGCCGGTGTTTACGTTGATGGGACGTATGGCCGGGGCGGGCATTCTGCCTTGATCCTGGAAAAATTGGGCGTGGGCGGGCGTTTGGTGGTTATCGACAAGGATCCGGTTGCCGTCAGCCATGCACGCGGGCTGTATCAGCATGACCCGCGGGTGTTTGTCTGGCATGGTTCATTCCGCGATTTTCCACTGGCACTGGCCGAGGCTGGTGTCAATGGAAAAATTCAGGGGTTGTTGCTGGATCTGGGGGTTTCCTCCCCACAACTGGATGATGCGGCGCGTGGCTTCAGTTTTATGCGTGAAGGTCAGCTGGATATGCGGATGGACATGTCCAGTGGTGAAAGCGCCGCCCAATGGCTGGCTCGGGCGGGTGAAACGGAAATTGCCGATGTGCTGTGGCGCTATGGCGAGGAGCGTTTTTCCCGGCAGATAGCGCGTGAAATCGTCCGCGACCGGATGCAGCACAGGCTAGAGACAACCTTGCAGCTGGCCAACTTAATTGCAGGCGTTGTGCGTAAGCGTGAGCCGGGAAAGCACCCTGCTACCCGCAGTTTTCAGGCAATAAGGATAAAAGTAAACCAGGAACTGGATGATGTTGAAGAGTGTTTACACAAATCGGTTGGGTCGCTTGCCCCAGGCGGGCGGCTGGCTGTTATCAGCTTCCATTCCCTGGAAGACCGTATCGTCAAGCACTTCCTGCGTGATGTCTCCACGCCGCCACGTTTGCCCAAGGGGTTGCCTGTAATGCAGGAAACCATCCAGCCACCGATGAAAACCCTAGGTAAATCAGTCCGGCCATCGGCTGTCGAGGTTGAAGCCAATGCGCGCGCCCGCAGCGCCATTATGCGGGTGGGGGAACGCACATGA
- the ftsL gene encoding cell division protein FtsL, whose amino-acid sequence MSRGSLLGLFLLYALVIAMALTVVANRHHARQLFAELQKLEKERDELGADWSRLKLEQSTLLNQVHVETRAKNELKMQKPSADNIRVIRE is encoded by the coding sequence ATGAGCCGGGGTAGCTTGCTGGGTCTATTCTTGTTGTATGCGCTGGTGATCGCCATGGCGCTGACCGTGGTGGCGAACCGCCATCATGCACGCCAGCTGTTTGCTGAATTACAAAAACTGGAAAAGGAACGGGATGAACTGGGTGCTGATTGGAGTCGTTTGAAACTTGAACAAAGCACTTTGCTAAACCAAGTGCACGTGGAAACACGTGCCAAAAATGAATTGAAGATGCAGAAACCTTCTGCTGACAACATCAGGGTCATACGCGAGTGA
- a CDS encoding peptidoglycan D,D-transpeptidase FtsI family protein → MLALLVVIGILMLRAAWLEIFQQEWLQKQADKRQMREVTVQAYRGMITDRNGEPMAVSSPVTSLWCNPQDLLQAREDLRHDYELARQVADATAGDTNAEEREAQELAAARFARLEEGFRHIERELEMEEGSLLAKLQQTSNKQFFYLGRQLPLEVADEILDLDLPGVAGTREYRRYYPLAETAGHVVGMTNIDGDGIEGIEKARNEILAGKDGKTRVVRDAKGKLVESVISVEEMQPGQDVRLSLDRRIQYLAYKELKTRVYELNAKAGSLIVLDAHSGEILAMANVPSFNPNNRKELTPSLYRNRAVTDKSEPGSTLKPLTLAAALEARVIGPDVQINTSPGYINFGKYRVKDPRDYGPVSLPTLLAKSSNVGASRVALLMNARDQWMFLSRVGFGRVPDAGFSGETAGQLTNYTQWGKVDRASHGYGYGLSTSLLQLTHAYAPFAANGVFMPATIYKLDKPLLGQQVMAPETARAVVRMMEAVVQKGGTGEQAMVDGYRVAGKTGTAYKYIDGKYRDDRYMTSFIGVAPASRPRLVVSVQIDEPKIDDSGGRAAAPVFSRVMAEALRLLDVPPDNLPDTRQAEQTLQSQPLTANAGGTT, encoded by the coding sequence ATGCTGGCATTGCTAGTGGTGATCGGCATCTTGATGTTGCGGGCAGCATGGCTAGAAATCTTTCAGCAGGAGTGGCTGCAAAAGCAGGCTGACAAGCGCCAGATGAGGGAGGTGACCGTACAGGCTTATCGCGGCATGATCACCGACCGCAATGGTGAGCCGATGGCGGTCAGTTCCCCAGTAACCTCTCTATGGTGCAACCCGCAGGATTTGCTGCAAGCACGTGAGGATTTGCGTCACGATTACGAACTGGCACGGCAGGTGGCGGATGCAACCGCAGGCGATACCAATGCGGAAGAACGGGAAGCGCAAGAGCTTGCCGCTGCCCGTTTTGCACGTCTGGAAGAAGGTTTCCGCCATATCGAACGTGAACTGGAAATGGAAGAGGGCAGCTTGCTGGCCAAGTTGCAACAGACCAGCAACAAACAATTCTTCTACCTTGGCCGCCAGTTGCCGCTGGAGGTGGCTGACGAAATCCTCGATCTGGATTTGCCGGGTGTGGCCGGAACCCGCGAATACCGCCGCTACTACCCCCTGGCGGAAACCGCCGGGCATGTTGTCGGCATGACTAATATTGATGGTGATGGCATCGAAGGCATCGAAAAGGCCCGTAATGAAATCCTGGCGGGTAAGGACGGTAAAACCCGCGTGGTGCGTGACGCCAAAGGCAAGTTGGTGGAAAGCGTCATCAGTGTGGAAGAAATGCAGCCAGGGCAGGATGTGCGACTCAGCCTTGACCGCCGCATCCAGTACCTTGCCTACAAGGAACTCAAGACCCGTGTATACGAACTCAACGCCAAAGCCGGTTCCCTGATTGTGCTGGATGCGCATAGCGGGGAAATCCTGGCGATGGCCAACGTGCCTTCTTTCAACCCCAATAACCGCAAGGAACTGACACCATCCCTCTACCGTAACCGCGCGGTGACGGATAAATCTGAACCCGGCTCCACCCTCAAGCCGCTGACGCTGGCGGCAGCGCTGGAAGCGCGCGTCATTGGGCCGGATGTGCAAATCAATACTTCGCCCGGTTACATCAACTTTGGCAAATACAGGGTCAAGGATCCACGTGATTACGGCCCTGTCAGCCTGCCGACCTTGTTGGCAAAGTCCAGTAACGTCGGTGCAAGCCGGGTCGCATTACTGATGAATGCGCGTGACCAGTGGATGTTCCTGAGCCGCGTAGGCTTTGGCCGGGTTCCGGATGCCGGTTTCTCGGGGGAAACTGCCGGACAGCTCACCAATTACACCCAGTGGGGCAAGGTTGACCGGGCTTCCCATGGTTATGGTTATGGTTTGTCTACCAGCCTGTTGCAACTGACCCATGCGTATGCGCCCTTTGCCGCCAACGGGGTATTCATGCCTGCGACCATTTACAAGTTGGACAAGCCGCTGCTTGGGCAACAGGTGATGGCTCCGGAAACCGCCCGCGCTGTTGTGCGCATGATGGAGGCGGTGGTGCAAAAGGGGGGTACGGGTGAGCAGGCGATGGTGGATGGCTACCGTGTTGCAGGCAAAACCGGTACTGCTTACAAATACATAGACGGCAAATACCGTGATGACCGTTACATGACCAGTTTTATCGGGGTAGCCCCCGCCAGCCGCCCGCGTTTGGTGGTGTCGGTGCAGATAGATGAACCCAAGATTGACGACAGCGGTGGTCGCGCCGCTGCCCCGGTGTTTTCCAGGGTCATGGCGGAAGCCCTGCGGCTGCTGGATGTGCCGCCGGATAATTTGCCCGATACCAGGCAAGCGGAACAGACATTGCAGTCACAACCGCTAACGGCCAATGCAGGAGGTACGACATGA
- a CDS encoding UDP-N-acetylmuramoyl-L-alanyl-D-glutamate--2,6-diaminopimelate ligase has product MTPAMSLRTLLAGIVESAPDMSVNGLTLDNRNIQPGMAFVALRGTRQHGLAYAEAAARVGAVAVLYEPEDGLQQPPLSVELTPVPSLREHLGVLADRFYSSPSAELFMVGVTGTDGKTSVSHFVAEALNADAHDAAVIGTLGVGLPGALQPATHTTPDALTVHGLLRKLRTAGFASVAMEVSSHALDQGRVNGVRFDVAVLTNLTRDHLDYHGTVQAYADAKRKLFHWPDLKAVVLNLDDDFGRQLQADMQDKPLQVIGYGVGDPTSYPAGSLVAVDPLFDHAGISATVVLGEQRGTLQAPVLGKFNLYNLLAALSVLLAKGVPFTDALQRLQQVRVVPGRMERIAANSDDGKLVVVDYAHTPGALEQVLQAVRAHTRGRLLCVFGCGGDRDRGKRPLMAQKAESAADVVIVTDDNPRSEDSQQIFEDIMQGISNKSGVTFEHDRAKAIRLAIQQAQAGDTVLIAGKGHETVQILANGTVPFDDRIQAAQALQECAA; this is encoded by the coding sequence ATGACGCCAGCGATGTCGTTACGCACGTTACTGGCCGGTATCGTCGAGTCCGCACCGGATATGAGCGTGAATGGCCTGACCCTAGACAACCGCAACATTCAACCGGGCATGGCGTTTGTCGCCTTGCGCGGAACCCGTCAACACGGCCTTGCATACGCCGAAGCTGCTGCCCGCGTGGGCGCGGTAGCAGTGCTGTATGAGCCGGAAGACGGTTTGCAACAGCCACCCTTGTCGGTCGAGCTGACGCCTGTGCCTTCCTTGCGGGAGCACTTGGGCGTCCTCGCCGACCGTTTTTATTCCAGCCCCAGCGCCGAATTGTTTATGGTCGGCGTGACCGGGACAGACGGGAAAACCTCCGTTAGCCATTTCGTGGCCGAAGCCCTGAACGCAGATGCCCATGATGCTGCGGTTATCGGCACCTTGGGGGTCGGCTTGCCCGGCGCATTGCAACCGGCAACCCATACCACGCCTGACGCGCTGACTGTCCATGGTCTTTTGCGCAAATTACGTACCGCAGGGTTTGCCTCGGTGGCGATGGAAGTTTCTTCCCATGCGCTCGACCAGGGCAGGGTCAACGGCGTGCGTTTTGACGTGGCGGTGCTGACCAACCTGACTCGGGATCACCTCGACTATCATGGCACGGTGCAAGCGTATGCGGATGCCAAACGCAAGCTGTTCCACTGGCCGGATCTGAAAGCCGTGGTACTGAACCTGGATGATGACTTTGGCCGCCAGTTACAGGCAGACATGCAGGATAAACCCTTGCAGGTGATTGGCTACGGCGTTGGTGACCCGACCAGCTATCCTGCCGGTTCTCTGGTGGCGGTTGACCCGCTCTTCGACCATGCTGGTATCAGCGCCACAGTGGTGCTAGGTGAACAGCGGGGAACCCTGCAAGCGCCGGTGCTCGGCAAATTCAACCTGTATAACTTACTGGCAGCTTTGAGTGTCCTGCTGGCAAAAGGAGTACCCTTTACTGATGCCCTGCAACGCCTGCAACAGGTACGGGTTGTACCAGGCCGCATGGAACGGATTGCGGCCAACAGTGATGACGGCAAGCTGGTGGTGGTGGATTACGCCCATACGCCCGGCGCGCTGGAGCAGGTATTGCAGGCCGTGCGCGCCCATACCCGTGGCCGCTTGCTGTGCGTGTTTGGCTGCGGTGGCGACCGCGACAGAGGTAAGCGCCCATTAATGGCTCAAAAAGCAGAATCTGCTGCTGACGTGGTAATCGTAACCGACGATAATCCGCGCTCCGAAGATTCACAGCAAATATTTGAGGACATCATGCAGGGCATTTCCAACAAGTCGGGCGTGACATTTGAGCACGACCGCGCCAAGGCTATCCGCCTCGCTATCCAGCAGGCGCAAGCGGGCGACACCGTGCTGATCGCCGGTAAAGGGCACGAAACCGTACAAATTCTCGCCAATGGCACAGTGCCATTTGACGACCGCATCCAGGCAGCGCAAGCGTTGCAGGAGTGTGCGGCATGA
- a CDS encoding UDP-N-acetylmuramoyl-tripeptide--D-alanyl-D-alanine ligase translates to MTWLMLSEVAQMAGGKLLGNDVAVERIERDSRQVKAGDLFLALKGERFDAHDFVPQVAGKASAALLSQAVDANIPQVLVDDVRLALGRLAAAWRKRFHKPLVGLTGSNGKTTLKEMLTAILSQQGHTLATAGNLNNDIGMPLTLLRLCAQDDFAVIEMGANHFGEIDYLTRIACPDVAVLNNAGAAHLEGFGDIAGVARAKGEIFNGLGEQGVAIINADDTYASYWLGLNPTRKVLTFGMNAAADIQGSVDASNCLQVVANGQQVSINLKLLGRHNMMNALAATAAALALGIKLETIRSGLESLQPVKGRLNPKTGQHGGMVIDDTYNANPTSTAAAVEVLASLQGRKVLVLGDMGELGETGAQLHAAIGQQAVQAGIDAVFTLGGLSANASKAFGQSGRAFSDLEELLLALNDVLQPGTHVLVKGSRASRMERVVDALTAMAVKEAA, encoded by the coding sequence ATGACCTGGCTGATGTTATCTGAAGTCGCGCAAATGGCTGGCGGCAAGCTGCTTGGCAATGACGTGGCGGTGGAGCGCATTGAGCGCGACTCCCGTCAGGTTAAGGCAGGCGACCTGTTTCTGGCGTTGAAAGGTGAACGTTTCGACGCGCACGATTTTGTGCCGCAGGTAGCTGGCAAAGCCAGCGCCGCGCTGCTTTCGCAGGCGGTTGATGCCAACATCCCGCAGGTACTGGTGGATGATGTGCGTCTGGCGCTGGGGCGGTTGGCGGCGGCGTGGCGCAAGCGCTTCCATAAACCACTGGTTGGCCTGACCGGCAGCAATGGCAAGACCACTCTGAAAGAAATGCTCACTGCCATCCTTTCCCAGCAAGGCCACACGCTGGCGACGGCTGGCAACCTCAACAACGACATTGGTATGCCGTTGACACTGCTACGTCTGTGCGCGCAGGATGATTTTGCCGTAATCGAAATGGGCGCGAACCATTTCGGTGAAATCGACTACCTGACCCGCATTGCCTGCCCGGATGTGGCAGTGCTCAACAATGCCGGGGCCGCGCACCTGGAGGGTTTCGGTGACATCGCCGGGGTAGCCCGCGCCAAGGGCGAAATCTTCAACGGCCTGGGTGAGCAGGGCGTGGCCATCATCAATGCCGATGACACCTACGCCAGCTACTGGCTGGGGCTAAACCCAACACGCAAGGTGCTGACCTTCGGCATGAACGCGGCAGCAGACATACAAGGCAGCGTTGATGCCAGCAACTGTCTGCAAGTGGTCGCCAACGGCCAGCAGGTAAGCATTAACCTGAAATTGCTGGGCCGTCACAACATGATGAATGCGTTGGCGGCAACGGCGGCAGCATTGGCGCTGGGAATCAAACTGGAAACCATCCGCAGCGGGCTGGAATCGCTGCAACCGGTCAAAGGGCGGCTAAACCCTAAAACCGGCCAGCATGGCGGCATGGTGATTGATGACACCTACAACGCCAACCCTACCTCGACCGCAGCGGCAGTCGAGGTGTTGGCCAGCTTGCAAGGCAGGAAAGTGCTGGTTCTTGGTGACATGGGTGAACTGGGCGAAACCGGCGCGCAACTCCATGCAGCGATTGGCCAGCAGGCGGTGCAAGCCGGTATTGATGCCGTATTCACGCTCGGTGGACTGAGCGCGAATGCCAGCAAGGCTTTTGGCCAGTCAGGGCGTGCCTTCAGCGATCTGGAGGAGCTGTTGCTGGCGTTGAATGATGTATTGCAGCCCGGCACGCATGTGCTGGTGAAAGGTTCCCGCGCCTCCCGCATGGAACGTGTGGTGGATGCGTTGACGGCGATGGCTGTCAAGGAGGCTGCGTAA
- the mraY gene encoding phospho-N-acetylmuramoyl-pentapeptide-transferase, translating into MLVWLFEFLGEYYRGFNVFQYLTLRAILGLLTALFIALWTGPGMIRALTRLKIGQYIREDGPQHQMKAGTPTMGGVMIILAIAISTLLWADLDNHYVWVVLFVTLGFGLVGGLDDYIKLKQRRNLGLTARQKTAGLTVIGFAAAFYLFFAAETATETTLFLPILKDAHWNMGWLFIPWVYLVVVGSSNAVNLTDGLDGLAIMPTIMVAGGLAIFAYVSGHATISQYLGVPRVPGAGEIVVFCGAIFGAGLGFLWFNTYPAQVFMGDVGALALGAALGIVAVVVRQEIVLAIMGGVFVLETLSVILQVGYFKATGGKRIFRMAPLHHHYEKKGWPEPRVIVRFWIITVILVMIGLATLKIR; encoded by the coding sequence ATGCTGGTATGGTTGTTTGAATTTCTGGGTGAATATTACCGTGGTTTCAATGTATTCCAGTACCTGACCTTACGGGCGATTCTGGGTTTGCTGACTGCCCTGTTCATCGCCTTGTGGACGGGGCCGGGCATGATCCGGGCGCTGACCCGCCTGAAAATTGGGCAATATATCCGCGAAGATGGCCCCCAACATCAGATGAAAGCCGGTACGCCAACCATGGGTGGCGTCATGATCATTCTGGCGATTGCCATTTCCACCCTGTTGTGGGCGGATCTGGATAACCACTACGTATGGGTGGTGTTGTTTGTCACCCTGGGATTCGGCCTGGTAGGCGGTCTGGATGATTACATCAAGCTCAAGCAACGCCGCAATCTGGGTCTGACCGCGCGGCAGAAAACGGCTGGCCTGACCGTGATCGGGTTTGCTGCTGCGTTTTACCTGTTTTTTGCCGCCGAGACTGCGACAGAAACTACCTTATTCCTGCCAATATTGAAAGATGCGCACTGGAACATGGGGTGGCTGTTCATCCCCTGGGTGTATCTGGTGGTGGTGGGTTCCAGCAACGCGGTGAACCTGACGGATGGCCTGGATGGGCTGGCGATCATGCCGACCATCATGGTCGCAGGCGGTTTGGCGATTTTTGCCTATGTCAGTGGCCATGCCACCATTTCCCAATATCTCGGGGTTCCGCGCGTGCCGGGCGCAGGGGAAATCGTGGTGTTCTGTGGGGCCATTTTCGGTGCGGGGTTAGGGTTCCTGTGGTTTAACACCTACCCTGCGCAGGTATTCATGGGCGATGTCGGCGCGTTGGCATTGGGTGCGGCATTGGGCATCGTGGCTGTGGTCGTCCGGCAGGAAATCGTACTGGCGATCATGGGCGGCGTATTTGTGCTGGAAACCCTGTCGGTGATCCTGCAAGTCGGCTATTTCAAGGCCACTGGTGGCAAGCGGATTTTCCGCATGGCTCCACTGCACCATCACTATGAGAAAAAGGGCTGGCCTGAGCCACGGGTCATTGTCCGTTTCTGGATTATCACCGTTATTCTGGTGATGATTGGTTTGGCAACGTTGAAGATTCGTTAA
- the murD gene encoding UDP-N-acetylmuramoyl-L-alanine--D-glutamate ligase, whose product MATHTDNWKTLIVGLGQTGLSVARHLHRQGVAFAVVDSRTNPPGKDELLNQFPATPYHFGEFAAAAELFAQAQTLVVSPGIAIATPEIRAAGERGAELIGDIELFVRAAKAPIVAITGSNGKSSVTTLVDLMAQKAGIQSYAGGNLGYAALDLLEQPVPGLYVMELSSFQLETTHSLQAVAAVVLNVSEDHMDRYPSFTDYALAKQVVYQHCGCAVVNRDDSVVINLPHGATYNNSVSFGLDEPAAGQYGIREHDGKQWLAKGETLLLAVDAMKLPGAHNHANALASLALGEAAGIPLAGMLAALCEFTGLPHRTQWVRERNGVNWYNDSKGTNVGATLAALAGLPNKTVLIAGGQGKGADFSPLRPVAADKARALILIGEDRQKIADVVEGYATYVFASNMDEAVMIAAELAQPGDNVLLSPACASFDMFKGYTHRGDVFSEAVRRLP is encoded by the coding sequence ATGGCAACGCATACTGACAACTGGAAAACGCTGATCGTCGGCCTCGGCCAGACGGGGCTTTCGGTTGCGCGCCACCTGCATCGGCAGGGCGTGGCGTTCGCCGTTGTTGACAGCCGCACAAACCCGCCGGGCAAGGATGAATTGCTCAACCAGTTCCCGGCCACGCCTTACCACTTTGGTGAATTTGCTGCCGCAGCGGAACTGTTTGCCCAGGCGCAAACCCTGGTTGTCAGCCCCGGCATCGCCATTGCGACCCCTGAAATCCGTGCTGCGGGCGAACGTGGTGCGGAACTCATTGGCGATATCGAGTTGTTCGTGCGCGCAGCCAAAGCACCCATCGTGGCGATTACCGGTTCCAACGGCAAAAGCAGCGTCACCACGCTGGTCGACCTGATGGCACAAAAAGCCGGGATACAGTCTTACGCAGGCGGTAATCTTGGTTATGCCGCGCTGGATTTGCTGGAACAACCCGTGCCCGGCTTGTACGTGATGGAGCTTTCCAGCTTCCAGTTGGAAACCACACATTCCCTGCAGGCGGTTGCTGCTGTTGTTTTGAATGTCAGTGAAGATCACATGGATCGTTACCCCAGCTTCACAGATTATGCATTAGCCAAGCAAGTTGTGTACCAACACTGCGGATGTGCGGTAGTAAACCGTGATGATTCGGTGGTTATTAATTTGCCGCATGGTGCTACTTATAACAACAGCGTCAGTTTTGGCTTGGATGAGCCTGCCGCAGGCCAATACGGGATCCGTGAGCATGACGGCAAACAGTGGTTGGCCAAAGGCGAAACCCTGCTGCTGGCTGTCGATGCAATGAAACTGCCCGGCGCGCACAACCACGCCAATGCACTGGCATCACTGGCGTTGGGTGAGGCAGCCGGTATCCCGCTGGCAGGAATGTTGGCTGCCCTGTGCGAATTCACTGGCTTGCCACACCGTACCCAGTGGGTGCGCGAGCGCAATGGTGTGAACTGGTACAACGACTCCAAGGGAACCAATGTCGGCGCGACGCTGGCGGCACTGGCCGGCCTGCCCAATAAAACCGTGTTGATTGCAGGCGGGCAGGGCAAGGGGGCGGATTTTTCCCCGCTACGCCCTGTGGCTGCCGACAAGGCCCGCGCGTTGATCCTGATTGGTGAAGACCGCCAGAAAATTGCCGATGTGGTGGAAGGTTATGCTACCTATGTATTCGCCAGCAATATGGATGAGGCCGTGATGATAGCAGCCGAGCTGGCGCAACCGGGTGACAATGTGTTGCTTTCGCCCGCCTGCGCCAGCTTCGATATGTTTAAAGGTTACACGCACCGTGGCGATGTGTTTAGCGAAGCCGTCAGGAGGTTGCCATGA
- the ftsW gene encoding putative lipid II flippase FtsW, producing the protein MITLPSMQAEMPASSPWGPYIDRDLLVALLALIGIGIVMLASASMWVAEKQYEDPYFYLQRQSIYLLLGLVVAVVMYQIRVDFWQQLGVRLLPIVLALLVLVLIPGIGKEVNGSRRWLSFGFMSVQVSEMAKLIMLMYLSGYLIRHGKNLADSPSYQPLLIPLVVLGITGGLLLLEPDFGSTIVIFVTGLALLFLGGVSLKRLAILLGGALLVMIPVSMMGYRSARWDALMNPWAHEADKGYQTVHALMAIGDGGWFGNGLGGGIQKLFYLPEAHNDFIFSILAEEFGFIGMLLVLALYGWLVVRAFVIGFQADKVGKHFGAYVAYGIGFWMGFQVILHIGVNLAVLPPKGLTLPLMSYGGSSLMVTLAAMALLMRVYRETQFALLGLPERHAVGVQTSRPRPVRRRAARG; encoded by the coding sequence ATGATTACCCTGCCGTCCATGCAAGCTGAAATGCCCGCTTCCAGCCCGTGGGGGCCGTACATCGACCGTGACCTACTGGTCGCGCTGCTGGCGCTTATCGGTATTGGCATCGTCATGCTGGCTTCGGCTTCCATGTGGGTGGCGGAAAAGCAGTACGAAGACCCTTATTTCTATTTGCAGCGCCAATCCATTTATTTGCTGCTGGGACTGGTGGTGGCTGTGGTCATGTACCAGATTCGGGTGGATTTCTGGCAGCAACTGGGTGTGCGCCTGCTGCCGATTGTGCTGGCCTTGCTGGTGTTGGTACTGATTCCGGGTATTGGCAAGGAAGTGAATGGTAGCCGCCGTTGGCTGAGCTTTGGTTTCATGTCCGTACAGGTGTCTGAAATGGCCAAGTTGATCATGTTGATGTACCTCTCGGGCTACCTGATCCGGCATGGCAAGAATCTGGCGGATTCGCCGTCCTATCAACCTTTGCTGATCCCGCTGGTTGTGTTGGGCATAACCGGTGGGTTGCTGTTGTTGGAACCGGATTTCGGTTCCACTATCGTCATTTTCGTGACCGGTCTGGCTTTGTTGTTCTTGGGTGGGGTTTCCCTGAAACGGCTGGCCATTTTGCTGGGTGGTGCGTTACTGGTGATGATACCGGTTTCCATGATGGGTTATCGCAGCGCACGTTGGGATGCGTTGATGAATCCCTGGGCGCATGAGGCTGACAAAGGCTACCAAACCGTCCACGCCCTGATGGCGATTGGTGATGGCGGCTGGTTTGGCAATGGCCTGGGTGGAGGCATCCAGAAGCTGTTTTACCTGCCTGAAGCCCACAACGATTTCATTTTCTCGATCCTGGCGGAAGAGTTCGGCTTCATTGGTATGTTGCTGGTGCTGGCGCTTTATGGCTGGCTGGTGGTGCGTGCGTTCGTGATTGGTTTTCAGGCAGACAAGGTGGGCAAACATTTTGGCGCTTATGTCGCGTATGGCATCGGTTTCTGGATGGGGTTCCAGGTGATCTTGCACATCGGCGTTAATCTGGCGGTGTTGCCGCCCAAGGGTCTGACCCTGCCACTGATGAGCTACGGCGGCAGTAGCCTGATGGTAACGCTGGCGGCTATGGCGTTGTTGATGCGGGTGTACCGTGAAACCCAGTTCGCCTTGTTGGGGCTGCCCGAGCGCCATGCAGTGGGCGTGCAGACATCCCGCCCCCGTCCGGTGAGGAGGAGGGCTGCCCGTGGCTAA